TAAAGATTTTTGTGTCCATTAAGTAAAGCAGACCCGTTACCACGATAAAAAAGCAAACTGTATAAACCCACTTGGATAAATTGAGCCCCCTAATATGTTTTTCTGCATCTTTTGTCCAAGCTGGTAAAAATAGCACGGGCAAGTCTAATAGAAAAATATAGGCTGCCTGCAAAACAACATTGGCATAATTTTTAGCATATATCGAAACAATAATGTAAATAATTGATGATAATAAGCCCAATACACCGTTAATCGGTCTTGCATTAGTAATAGCCAACGTACACGTAAAGCCCATGATAGCTGCAATCATCGTCACAAACGCAATTAAATCAATTGGTGAGGAAATTGTCGTACCGATAATGACGCCGATCCCTAGCATCAATAGCATATAAGTTTTAAAGCTCCAACCACGCATTTGACTTACATACCATTTAATACTAAATAAATTATTATTAGGTTGAAATTTCATTAATACCGCCCTATCTATGTCTTTATTTGTGTGCAAACACGAAATCTATCATAGCATTTAATTCGTAAATCCAAAATTATTCTGACTTGAACAATTTATTGCTTATCTGTAAAAACTAGCTTTAATAAAAATGGGGCAATCAAAGTTGTTAAGATAATGACTCCCACCACTAATGAATAAGTAGTAGAAGTTAAAAAGTGCTTTTGCCTGCTAATCTGGGCAACAATCAAGGCCATTTCACCACGCGAAACCATTCCTGCCCCGATTTGAATTGAACTCAAAAAGGAAAAACCAGATAGTTTAGCACCAATACCAGCACCACCCCATTTAGATAAAATTGCACCAATTAAAAGTAGTACAAATAACCCAATATTTTGCCAGATTCCAGTTAACGTCATCTCAAGTCCAATACTGATGAAAAAAAGCGGAATAAAAAAGCCATAGCCAATGGTCGTAAAATTTTCTTGCAGTTTCGCTTTTTCATTTAACTGGCTAAAAGCAAGTCCGACAAAAAAGGCACCAATCACATCGCTTAAGCCAACAAATTCTGCACCAAAAGATGCTACTAAAATCATAACTAATAACAAAAGGACGTTAGCTGCCGGCACAGTAATCTTAGTCCACAATTTAACCAACCTTGGTGCTAGCCAAAAACTACCAATGATTAGTACTATTAAATAGCCTATCTGACAAAATATGTGCCATGCTAATTCATATTTTGCTGTAGTTACTGGCCTTTGCGTGTTAAACAAACTGCTTGCGATGCTTAACAACAAGATTGATAGTATGTCATCAACTACAGCCGCGCCGAGAATGGTCATCCCTTCCTTACTTCTAAGACAACCTAATTCCTGTAAAACAGCCACAGAAATTGAGACTGATGTCGCCGCAAAAATTAATCCCAAATAAAGACAATCAATTGGCGCAAAAGCAAACAATAATCCTGTTAAATAAGCAACAATTATTGGTACAATCATTCCCATCAGTGCCACAAGCAAACTGGGGTACCAAAGCTTTTTTAAAATAGTCAAATCACTTTCAAGGCCAGCTAAAAACATCAGCAAGATAACGCCAATTTCCGCTAAATTTTTAATTAGTGAAGTTGGTCTGACCCAATTTAAAAATGCCGGACCAAGGATGACACCTGCAATTAATTGGCCAATCACGGCAGGCAGCTTACTCCTTACGCTAATTTGCCCACCGATTAGGGCGAATAATAAGATTAAAATTACTAGTTTTATTTGTTCCATTTTTCCTTCAACTTTCACACAAAAAAGACTTCCAAGAAGTTACCTAGGCAACCCAAACCTAGGAACAATTCTTGAAAGTCTTGAACTCCAACCGAAAATTTTTTAATTTTTTAATTATT
This genomic window from Lactobacillus panisapium contains:
- a CDS encoding cation:proton antiporter, with product MEQIKLVILILLFALIGGQISVRSKLPAVIGQLIAGVILGPAFLNWVRPTSLIKNLAEIGVILLMFLAGLESDLTILKKLWYPSLLVALMGMIVPIIVAYLTGLLFAFAPIDCLYLGLIFAATSVSISVAVLQELGCLRSKEGMTILGAAVVDDILSILLLSIASSLFNTQRPVTTAKYELAWHIFCQIGYLIVLIIGSFWLAPRLVKLWTKITVPAANVLLLLVMILVASFGAEFVGLSDVIGAFFVGLAFSQLNEKAKLQENFTTIGYGFFIPLFFISIGLEMTLTGIWQNIGLFVLLLIGAILSKWGGAGIGAKLSGFSFLSSIQIGAGMVSRGEMALIVAQISRQKHFLTSTTYSLVVGVIILTTLIAPFLLKLVFTDKQ
- the pnuC gene encoding nicotinamide riboside transporter PnuC, producing MKFQPNNNLFSIKWYVSQMRGWSFKTYMLLMLGIGVIIGTTISSPIDLIAFVTMIAAIMGFTCTLAITNARPINGVLGLLSSIIYIIVSIYAKNYANVVLQAAYIFLLDLPVLFLPAWTKDAEKHIRGLNLSKWVYTVCFFIVVTGLLYLMDTKIFISPRPWIDAIAGAIGITGSVLCTFRFREQYYFWSIQGIFAIILWGVTAFQGDANLTLFFTYILYLSNDLLAFTDKHTSWFH